The Nitrospira tepida genome includes a window with the following:
- a CDS encoding acetyl-CoA carboxylase carboxyltransferase subunit alpha, producing MRDYLEFEKPLRGIEERIEKLTAAGATPKSSAQEEIRKLRAKLAQTEHELYQHLTPWQRTQVARHPQRPSTLDYITQFCQDFVELHGDRLYGDDRAIIGGFARFEGRSVLVIGHQKGKTLKERMQRNFGMPNPEGYRKALRLMRLAEKFGRPILTFIDTPGAYPGIGAEERGQAEAIARNLLVMSQLKVPIVSVIIGEGGSGGALALGVADRILMLEHTVYSVISPEGCAAILWDDPAKVPDAAVALRMTAKDLREFGIVDDIVPEPIGGAHRDPSLMGTRLGKALAQTLQELQDLSPAALIQQREQKYRAMGRVSGMVAAPA from the coding sequence ATGCGCGATTACTTGGAGTTTGAAAAGCCCCTCCGCGGCATCGAAGAACGTATCGAAAAGCTGACCGCCGCTGGCGCCACTCCCAAGTCCTCTGCCCAGGAGGAGATCCGGAAGCTTCGAGCCAAGTTGGCCCAGACCGAGCATGAGCTCTATCAGCACCTGACCCCCTGGCAGCGGACCCAGGTCGCCCGACACCCCCAACGACCTTCCACCCTCGACTACATCACCCAGTTCTGCCAGGACTTTGTCGAGCTGCACGGGGACCGGCTCTATGGGGACGATCGGGCCATTATCGGCGGGTTCGCCCGGTTCGAGGGCCGGTCGGTGCTGGTCATCGGCCACCAAAAGGGAAAGACCCTCAAAGAGCGGATGCAACGGAACTTCGGCATGCCCAACCCGGAAGGGTACCGGAAGGCGCTCCGGCTGATGCGGCTGGCGGAAAAGTTCGGCCGGCCCATCCTGACCTTCATTGACACGCCCGGCGCCTATCCAGGAATCGGCGCCGAGGAACGGGGCCAGGCCGAAGCGATCGCCCGAAACCTCCTCGTGATGTCCCAATTGAAGGTGCCGATCGTCTCGGTGATCATCGGAGAAGGCGGAAGCGGGGGGGCGCTGGCGCTCGGGGTGGCCGACCGTATCCTCATGCTGGAACACACGGTCTACTCGGTGATTTCTCCGGAAGGCTGCGCCGCAATCCTGTGGGATGATCCGGCCAAGGTGCCGGATGCGGCCGTTGCCCTCCGGATGACAGCCAAAGACCTCCGGGAATTCGGCATCGTGGACGACATCGTGCCCGAACCGATCGGCGGGGCCCACCGGGACCCTTCTCTCATGGGCACCAGGCTGGGCAAGGCATTGGCCCAGACTCTTCAGGAATTGCAGGACCTGTCGCCGGCGGCGTTGATCCAGCAACGGGAGCAGAAGTACCGGGCCATGGGCCGGGTCAGCGGCATGGTTGCCGCCCCTGCATGA
- a CDS encoding DNA polymerase III subunit alpha, giving the protein MPPQFVHLHLHTQYSLLDGANQIDPLMKQIKGFGQPAVAMTDHGNMFGAVEFYRKAKEAGVKAIIGCEAYMAPGSRFAKDSGLAHNDYYHLILLARNLTGYQNLIKLVSKAYLEGFYYKPRMDKELLQQHHEGLIALSGCLSGEVAYLIGQKDLEGATRVAGEYREIFGKDHYYLEVQANGLEHQRIANLGLLDIHKKLDIPLAGTNDCHYLKKEDSRPHDLMLCLQTGKTINDPNRMKFDTDQLYVKSTDEVVREFAELPDAVTNTVRIAEQCDLQLTLNKTYLPQYKVPDGYTRETYLEHLAIEGLAARLKERPSSLPALHYEVRLREELAIICTMGFAGYFLIVWDIIKFARSRGIPVGPGRGSAAGSLVAYALRITDLDPLVYSLLFERFLNPERVSLPDIDMDFCMDRRGEVINYVVDKYGSDHVAQIITFGTLGAKAAIRDVGRVMEIPYAEVDKVAKLVPNQLNITLQQALDQEPKLKELVETEPKFKELMSIAQSLEGLARHASTHAAGVVISEEPLTDHVPLYKGANDEVVTQYSMGDVEKIGLVKFDFLGLKTLTMIRHAERLVNDTHPDLSFSVERIPFDDAKTFALLSSGKTTGLFQLESSGMRDLLTGLRPDRFEDIIAIIALYRPGPMDLIPDFIKRKQGKIAISYEMPELEPILKDTYGIIVYQEQVMAIANKVAGFSLGQADILRRAMGKKKPEEMEKLKAKFLEGAKGKKVSEKKAEKLYDLIQKFAGYGFNKSHAAAYAVVCYQTAYLKTHYPTEFMAALLTSEMGNSDKLVGYFTECRDLGIKILPPDVNESQKSFAVVDGSIRCGLAAIKNVGEGAVESVIEIRKDAGRFRSFFDFCRRVDLHKVNKRMMEGLIKAGAFDSMGAKRAQLMAVLDQAMEEGAAAQRERASGQTSIFGDMGAEDEPSAVSDPPLPTVPEWDQAQRLKFERELTGFYITGHPLARYEAAVRSFATATTQTLVEIGDGKEVRLAGIIATVKNLVTKKGDKMAYVTVEDLQGTAEIIVFPDLYKTASELLVPERVVRITGTVDRGEKGTKIRGVKVELLAELQAKAISKVNIKVMDTPEAGLQLSRLQEVFQRHPGSTMVYLTFRVGSDYEADTAPLPTIKVTPSEYFVADVEEVLGKGVVGLVT; this is encoded by the coding sequence ATGCCACCGCAATTCGTCCACCTGCACCTCCATACCCAGTACAGCCTCCTCGACGGCGCCAACCAAATTGATCCGCTCATGAAGCAGATCAAAGGCTTCGGCCAACCGGCGGTGGCCATGACCGACCATGGCAACATGTTCGGGGCGGTCGAGTTCTACCGCAAGGCCAAGGAGGCCGGGGTGAAGGCCATTATCGGCTGCGAGGCCTACATGGCGCCGGGAAGCCGCTTTGCCAAGGACAGTGGGCTTGCCCACAACGACTACTACCACCTGATCCTGCTCGCGCGGAACCTCACCGGCTATCAGAATCTGATCAAGTTGGTCAGTAAAGCGTATCTTGAAGGATTCTATTATAAGCCACGGATGGACAAGGAATTATTGCAGCAACATCACGAGGGATTGATCGCGCTCTCCGGCTGCTTGAGCGGAGAGGTGGCCTATCTGATCGGGCAGAAGGACCTGGAGGGAGCCACCCGCGTGGCCGGCGAATACCGGGAGATCTTCGGGAAGGACCATTACTACCTCGAAGTACAGGCGAACGGGTTGGAGCACCAACGCATCGCGAACCTTGGCTTGCTGGACATTCATAAGAAACTCGACATTCCGCTCGCCGGCACCAACGACTGCCACTACCTCAAAAAGGAAGACTCCCGTCCTCACGATTTGATGCTCTGCCTGCAAACCGGCAAGACGATCAACGATCCAAACCGCATGAAGTTCGATACGGATCAACTGTATGTGAAGTCCACGGACGAAGTCGTCCGAGAGTTTGCCGAGTTGCCGGACGCGGTGACCAACACGGTGCGGATTGCTGAGCAGTGCGATCTTCAATTGACGTTGAACAAAACCTACCTGCCCCAATACAAGGTGCCGGACGGTTATACCCGTGAGACCTATCTCGAGCACCTGGCGATCGAGGGCCTGGCGGCGCGATTGAAAGAACGGCCCAGCAGTTTGCCGGCCCTGCACTATGAGGTCCGCCTGCGCGAGGAATTGGCCATCATCTGCACGATGGGGTTCGCCGGCTATTTTCTGATCGTCTGGGACATCATCAAGTTTGCCCGTTCGCGCGGCATCCCTGTCGGGCCTGGCCGCGGCTCCGCGGCGGGAAGTCTGGTCGCCTATGCCTTGCGGATTACCGATTTGGATCCGCTGGTCTACAGCCTCCTGTTCGAGCGGTTCCTGAATCCTGAGCGCGTCTCCCTGCCCGACATCGACATGGATTTCTGCATGGACCGCCGTGGCGAAGTCATCAACTACGTGGTGGACAAATACGGCTCTGACCATGTGGCGCAGATCATCACGTTCGGCACGCTCGGCGCCAAGGCCGCCATCCGCGACGTGGGGCGCGTGATGGAGATCCCCTACGCGGAGGTGGACAAGGTCGCCAAATTAGTCCCGAACCAACTCAATATCACGTTGCAGCAGGCGCTGGACCAGGAACCCAAGCTCAAGGAGCTGGTCGAGACCGAGCCCAAATTCAAGGAGTTGATGTCGATCGCGCAATCGCTGGAAGGATTGGCGCGTCATGCCTCGACCCACGCGGCGGGCGTCGTGATATCTGAGGAACCGCTGACGGATCATGTGCCGCTCTACAAGGGGGCCAACGACGAAGTCGTGACCCAATATTCGATGGGCGACGTCGAAAAGATCGGGCTGGTGAAGTTCGACTTTCTCGGTCTGAAGACGCTCACGATGATCCGCCACGCCGAACGGCTCGTCAACGACACGCATCCCGACCTCTCGTTTTCCGTCGAGCGGATTCCGTTCGACGACGCCAAGACCTTTGCGCTGCTTTCCTCCGGCAAAACGACCGGCCTGTTCCAGTTGGAAAGCTCGGGCATGCGCGATCTGCTGACCGGGCTCCGGCCGGACCGGTTCGAGGACATCATCGCCATCATCGCGCTCTACCGGCCGGGGCCGATGGACCTGATCCCGGACTTCATCAAGCGCAAGCAGGGCAAGATCGCGATCTCCTACGAGATGCCCGAACTGGAGCCGATCCTGAAGGACACCTACGGGATCATCGTCTATCAGGAACAGGTCATGGCCATCGCCAACAAGGTGGCCGGGTTCTCGCTGGGACAGGCCGACATTCTCCGGCGGGCGATGGGGAAGAAGAAGCCGGAGGAGATGGAGAAGCTCAAGGCCAAGTTCCTGGAAGGCGCCAAGGGCAAAAAGGTTTCGGAGAAGAAGGCCGAGAAACTCTATGACCTGATCCAGAAATTCGCCGGGTATGGATTTAACAAGTCGCACGCGGCGGCCTACGCGGTGGTCTGTTACCAGACCGCCTACCTCAAGACCCACTACCCGACCGAATTCATGGCGGCGCTGCTCACGAGCGAAATGGGGAACTCGGACAAACTGGTCGGCTATTTCACGGAATGTCGGGACCTCGGCATCAAGATCCTGCCGCCGGACGTGAACGAGAGCCAGAAGAGCTTTGCGGTGGTGGACGGCAGCATCCGCTGCGGGTTGGCGGCGATCAAGAACGTGGGGGAAGGGGCCGTCGAATCGGTCATTGAGATCCGGAAGGACGCCGGACGGTTCCGGTCCTTCTTTGATTTTTGCCGGCGCGTGGACCTGCACAAGGTCAATAAACGCATGATGGAAGGGCTGATCAAGGCCGGCGCCTTCGATTCGATGGGGGCCAAGCGGGCGCAGCTCATGGCCGTGCTGGACCAGGCGATGGAGGAGGGGGCGGCGGCGCAACGGGAACGGGCGAGCGGGCAGACCAGCATCTTCGGCGACATGGGGGCCGAGGACGAACCCTCCGCAGTCAGCGATCCCCCGCTCCCGACCGTCCCGGAATGGGACCAGGCGCAGCGGTTGAAGTTCGAACGGGAGTTGACCGGGTTCTATATCACCGGGCATCCCTTGGCTCGATACGAAGCCGCGGTCCGAAGCTTCGCCACCGCGACAACCCAGACCCTCGTGGAGATCGGGGATGGCAAGGAAGTCCGGCTGGCCGGGATCATTGCGACGGTCAAGAATCTCGTGACCAAGAAGGGCGATAAGATGGCCTATGTGACGGTGGAGGACCTCCAGGGGACGGCGGAGATCATCGTCTTCCCGGACCTCTATAAGACCGCCTCCGAACTGCTGGTGCCGGAACGGGTGGTCCGGATCACCGGCACCGTGGACCGGGGTGAAAAGGGGACCAAGATTCGAGGGGTCAAGGTCGAGCTGTTGGCCGAGCTCCAGGCCAAGGCCATCAGCAAGGTGAATATCAAGGTCATGGATACGCCAGAGGCGGGCCTCCAGCTCAGCCGCCTCCAGGAGGTGTTTCAGCGGCATCCCGGCTCCACTATGGTATATTTGACCTTCAGGGTCGGGTCGGATTATGAAGCCGACACGGCCCCCCTCCCCACAATCAAGGTCACCCCCAGCGAGTACTTCGTGGCGGATGTTGAAGAAGTACTAGGCAAAGGGGTGGTCGGTTTGGTAACATGA
- a CDS encoding IS256 family transposase produces the protein MSEQSTGTGVESRNLWTHLEEFVRAHIQQFVQRLLVEEVTLRLGRAKSERRAAVDAPEGYRNGYGKLRKLALTCGTITLRRPRVRGLAERFVSRVLPLFKRRTQEVGELLPRLYLHGLALGDFELALRGLLGDGAPLSVASLQRLKAQWQDDYETWKRRRLDDLEVVYVWADGLYVKAGLEESKAALLVLMGALTDGRKVVLAVESGQRESKESWGAVLRDLRTRGLKPWRCTIADGHLGIWAALAEQQPVAAEQRCWNHRLVNVLDAIPKAHQAEASAWLKTLPYAETRGECERRRDQFSRRYRALAPKAVERLHHDWERLLTFYQFPKEHWRHLRTTNVVESPFAAVRLRTPDGKRFKRVESATALIWKLLQVAESHFRCLNAPELLPAVYAGTGYVDGVKQATVAHEEVAA, from the coding sequence ATGTCGGAGCAGAGCACAGGGACAGGAGTCGAGTCAAGGAATCTCTGGACCCATCTGGAAGAGTTTGTGCGGGCCCACATCCAACAGTTCGTCCAACGGCTCTTAGTGGAAGAGGTCACCCTGCGACTCGGTCGGGCCAAGTCGGAGCGGCGGGCCGCGGTCGATGCGCCGGAAGGCTATCGCAACGGGTACGGCAAGCTCCGAAAGCTGGCGCTGACCTGTGGCACGATCACCCTGCGACGGCCGCGGGTGCGGGGCCTGGCGGAGCGGTTCGTCAGCCGCGTGCTCCCGCTGTTCAAGCGGCGGACCCAGGAAGTGGGCGAGCTGTTGCCCCGGTTATATCTGCACGGCTTGGCGCTCGGGGATTTCGAGCTCGCCTTACGGGGCTTGCTGGGCGACGGGGCGCCGTTGTCGGTGGCCTCGCTCCAGCGGCTCAAGGCGCAGTGGCAGGACGACTATGAGACCTGGAAGCGGCGACGACTTGATGACCTGGAGGTCGTGTACGTGTGGGCGGATGGGCTGTATGTGAAGGCGGGGCTGGAGGAGAGCAAGGCGGCGCTGCTGGTCCTGATGGGAGCGCTGACAGATGGTCGCAAGGTTGTCTTGGCCGTGGAGAGCGGGCAACGCGAATCGAAGGAGTCGTGGGGCGCGGTGTTGCGGGATCTCCGGACGCGAGGGCTGAAGCCCTGGCGCTGCACCATCGCCGATGGCCATCTCGGCATCTGGGCGGCGCTCGCCGAGCAGCAGCCCGTGGCGGCCGAACAGCGGTGCTGGAACCATCGGCTTGTCAATGTGCTGGATGCCATCCCGAAGGCCCACCAGGCTGAGGCGAGTGCCTGGCTCAAGACCCTGCCGTATGCGGAGACCCGCGGGGAGTGCGAACGGCGCCGGGACCAGTTCAGCCGCCGGTATCGCGCGCTGGCCCCGAAGGCGGTCGAACGGCTCCATCATGATTGGGAGCGGCTCCTCACCTTTTATCAGTTCCCGAAGGAGCACTGGCGCCATCTGCGCACGACGAACGTGGTCGAGTCCCCGTTTGCCGCCGTGCGGCTCCGGACGCCGGACGGCAAGCGGTTCAAACGGGTGGAGAGCGCCACCGCGTTGATCTGGAAGCTCCTCCAAGTGGCGGAGTCGCACTTCCGGTGCCTGAATGCGCCGGAGCTGCTACCAGCCGTGTATGCCGGCACCGGCTATGTCGATGGAGTGAAGCAGGCCACTGTCGCCCACGAGGAGGTCGCCGCCTGA
- a CDS encoding integron integrase, with amino-acid sequence MPPAPIRIRPGAEGKLIVYVPYSADRVAKIKTVAGRRWHQQEKHWTVPHTDHIIAQVLALFPGEPVEIDPLLRPVNGTHCEASASIPVVRPTVPGDHPLFDRIHLAARARHLSHHTEQAYCHWIKRFMSFHELRPVADMGEPEIGRFLSSLATASQVSASTQNQALHALLFLYHEVLEKEIGLIQGVVRAKRGKRLPVVLTKEEVRRLLGCLSGTPWLMAMLLYGGGLRLMECCRLRVKDLDLSRNQILVRGGKGDKDRYTTLPAAAKEPLLHHLQSVKSQHEDDLRQGLGRVILPHALERKYPHANTEWGWQWVFPASSHYSERGTGERRRHHLHESVMQKAMKEARLKAGIAKPASCHTLRHSFATHLLEDGYDIRTVQELLGHTDVRTTMIYTHVLNRGGKGVRSPADALVQGLSPSQL; translated from the coding sequence ATGCCGCCAGCGCCGATTCGGATAAGGCCAGGGGCGGAAGGAAAGCTGATCGTGTATGTGCCTTATTCTGCCGACCGTGTCGCCAAGATCAAGACCGTCGCCGGCCGCCGCTGGCACCAGCAAGAAAAACACTGGACCGTTCCTCACACAGATCACATCATCGCTCAGGTGTTGGCCCTCTTTCCAGGAGAGCCAGTCGAGATCGACCCTCTGCTGCGTCCAGTGAATGGCACTCACTGTGAAGCTTCGGCGAGTATCCCGGTGGTTCGTCCCACTGTTCCGGGAGACCATCCGCTCTTCGATCGGATACACCTTGCCGCCCGTGCCCGGCACCTCAGCCACCACACCGAGCAGGCCTACTGTCACTGGATCAAGCGTTTCATGAGCTTTCATGAGTTACGGCCCGTCGCCGACATGGGCGAGCCGGAAATCGGTCGGTTCTTGTCCAGCTTGGCGACGGCGTCACAGGTGAGCGCCTCGACGCAAAACCAAGCGCTCCATGCCCTCCTGTTTCTCTATCACGAAGTCCTAGAGAAAGAGATCGGCCTCATTCAGGGTGTCGTTCGAGCGAAGCGAGGGAAACGGCTGCCTGTCGTGCTGACGAAGGAGGAAGTCAGACGACTGCTCGGTTGTTTGAGCGGCACGCCCTGGCTGATGGCGATGCTATTATACGGTGGCGGACTGCGCCTGATGGAATGTTGCCGTCTGCGCGTGAAGGATCTCGATCTCTCCCGCAACCAAATCCTTGTCCGGGGCGGCAAAGGCGACAAAGATCGCTATACGACGCTTCCGGCAGCCGCAAAAGAGCCCCTCCTGCACCATCTCCAATCCGTGAAATCGCAGCACGAGGACGATCTCCGACAAGGGCTTGGCCGGGTGATCCTGCCCCACGCGCTGGAACGCAAGTATCCCCACGCCAACACAGAGTGGGGCTGGCAGTGGGTGTTTCCGGCATCGAGTCATTACAGTGAGCGGGGGACGGGGGAACGACGCCGGCACCATCTCCACGAGTCCGTCATGCAAAAGGCGATGAAGGAGGCCCGGCTCAAAGCCGGGATTGCCAAACCGGCGAGCTGCCACACGCTCCGGCACTCGTTCGCCACCCATCTGCTGGAAGATGGCTACGACATCCGCACAGTGCAGGAGCTGTTGGGCCACACTGACGTCAGGACAACCATGATCTATACACACGTCTTGAATCGGGGCGGCAAAGGGGTGCGGAGTCCAGCCGATGCGCTGGTCCAAGGGTTGAGTCCTTCGCAGCTATAA
- a CDS encoding efflux RND transporter permease subunit, producing MIKGALNNPYAVVAISLIVMILGMVSYQNMVVDIFPEINLPVVAVATFYKGMGPSEIEGAITLRLEQIFLQASYVEHIESRSLPGVSLIKVYFQPSYDVNAAIAEITSLTYSALRYLPQGVFPPIIVKFGAASMPIGLLTVSSETLGEKEVRDLAYFGVRPQLANVPGVFVAPSFGGTVRQISVFLDRERMVARGISTQEIVGAVNAQSLLLPAGNVKIGQFDYNVYTNSMIKLIQDMNEIPVKVVNGVPVSLKDVGAAVDSTMVQSNVVRINGRRAVYLPIMKQAGANTIQVIDGIQAALPKLIGLPKDLSVKLIFDQSLYIRQSIRTLEHEGLLGGGLACLMVFLFLGSLGYTFIVALAIPISILAAFVLLYFSGHTVNLMTLGGLALVIGTLLDDNIVVLENVHRHLEMGKSAWQAALDGAGEVALPMLVAMTSTLIVYLPIFFFTGIVKFLFVPLAVAVAFTMVAAYVASMTVAPVAMATSLKPHQPHEGQAPSGRLFDRLFDRLTRAYETLLRACLRRKLGLVLAVTFLLIGSLLLTPRLATEFFPKVDAGQFVLSIAAPEGTRVENTEALVARVEQIIKDIVPPNELDQVVANIGLPQGWMVLFTPVIGPHQAFLVVSLARGHGTRTEEIVVRLRERLNRELPGLKVAFQTGGIISDVINFGLPAPIDIKVSGLNLQQVAQAATAIRNAVSGVPGTADVQVRQGMDYPELRLEIDRQKAAYVGLTERQVVTDLSTALSSNLQLSPGYWIDPKSNNAYFVVAQYPEQTLTRFEDFLDTPLIGAKIDRPAAVSTVARLDRGSALSLQQTAFAQVPAVLQPSHTDAAPVLLRDLVTVKRQTGPETVDHYNLQRSMDVLVSVLGNDLGRTARLVEHALAGVSLPGDVLTSLKGEVDAMRAALTGFGGVLPLAIVLIYLVMVGLFRSYLDPLVIMLAVPLGFIGVIGMLLATHTSVNVESLIGALMMIGIVVSNSVLLVDFANRQMRAGIPLEEAVVLAGRLRMRPILMTSLATILGLAPMALGLGEGSEANVPLARAVIGGLLVSTVMTLFFIPVMHAIVRRKGANGPQPQGEQT from the coding sequence ATGATCAAGGGGGCCCTGAATAATCCCTATGCCGTCGTGGCGATCAGCTTGATCGTTATGATCCTGGGCATGGTCTCCTATCAGAACATGGTGGTGGACATCTTCCCCGAGATCAACCTGCCGGTCGTCGCCGTCGCCACGTTTTATAAAGGCATGGGCCCGTCCGAGATCGAAGGCGCGATCACGCTCCGGCTGGAGCAGATCTTTCTGCAAGCCTCCTATGTCGAACATATCGAGTCGCGTTCGCTGCCCGGCGTCAGCCTCATCAAGGTGTATTTCCAGCCGTCCTACGACGTGAATGCGGCGATCGCCGAGATCACGAGCCTGACCTATTCGGCGCTCCGGTACCTCCCCCAAGGAGTGTTCCCGCCGATCATCGTCAAGTTCGGCGCGGCGAGCATGCCCATCGGCCTGCTCACGGTAAGCAGCGAGACGTTGGGGGAAAAGGAAGTCCGAGATCTGGCCTATTTCGGCGTCCGTCCACAATTGGCGAACGTCCCCGGCGTCTTCGTGGCGCCGAGCTTCGGCGGGACTGTGCGGCAAATCAGCGTGTTCCTTGACCGGGAACGCATGGTGGCCCGGGGCATCTCCACGCAGGAGATCGTCGGCGCGGTCAATGCGCAAAGCCTCCTGCTTCCGGCGGGCAACGTCAAGATCGGGCAGTTCGATTACAACGTCTATACCAATAGCATGATCAAACTGATCCAGGACATGAACGAGATTCCCGTCAAGGTGGTGAACGGCGTGCCGGTCAGCTTGAAGGATGTCGGCGCCGCGGTGGACTCGACCATGGTCCAATCGAACGTCGTGCGGATCAACGGGCGGCGGGCGGTGTACCTGCCGATCATGAAGCAGGCCGGCGCCAATACGATTCAGGTCATCGACGGGATTCAGGCGGCGTTGCCCAAATTGATCGGCCTGCCCAAGGACCTCTCGGTCAAACTGATCTTCGACCAATCGCTCTATATCCGGCAATCGATCCGGACGCTGGAGCATGAAGGGCTCCTCGGAGGAGGGCTCGCTTGCCTGATGGTGTTTCTCTTTCTCGGCAGTCTCGGCTACACCTTCATCGTGGCCCTGGCCATTCCGATTTCGATTCTGGCCGCCTTCGTCCTGCTGTACTTCTCCGGCCATACGGTCAACTTGATGACGCTGGGCGGCTTGGCCCTCGTCATCGGCACCCTGTTGGACGACAACATCGTGGTCCTGGAGAACGTGCACCGGCATCTCGAAATGGGCAAATCCGCCTGGCAGGCGGCGCTTGACGGAGCCGGCGAAGTCGCGCTGCCCATGCTCGTCGCCATGACGAGCACGCTCATCGTGTACCTGCCCATCTTCTTCTTTACCGGCATCGTGAAATTTCTGTTTGTGCCGTTGGCCGTCGCGGTGGCCTTTACGATGGTCGCCGCCTATGTCGCCTCCATGACGGTGGCGCCGGTGGCCATGGCCACTTCTTTGAAACCTCACCAGCCCCACGAGGGACAGGCCCCATCGGGCCGGCTCTTCGACCGGTTGTTCGACCGGCTCACCCGCGCCTATGAAACGCTGCTGCGGGCTTGTCTGCGCCGCAAGCTCGGGCTGGTGCTCGCCGTCACCTTTCTGTTAATTGGCTCGCTGCTCCTAACGCCTCGACTTGCGACGGAATTCTTCCCGAAAGTCGATGCCGGCCAGTTCGTGCTCTCGATCGCCGCGCCAGAGGGCACCAGGGTCGAAAACACCGAAGCCCTGGTGGCCCGGGTGGAGCAGATCATCAAAGACATCGTCCCGCCGAACGAATTGGATCAAGTCGTCGCGAACATCGGACTCCCTCAAGGCTGGATGGTCCTGTTCACCCCGGTCATCGGCCCACACCAAGCCTTCCTTGTCGTCAGCCTCGCGCGCGGGCATGGGACGAGGACCGAGGAGATCGTCGTGCGGCTCCGCGAACGGCTGAATCGGGAACTGCCGGGCCTCAAGGTGGCCTTTCAGACGGGCGGCATCATTAGTGACGTGATCAACTTCGGCCTGCCGGCCCCGATCGACATCAAGGTCAGCGGACTGAATCTCCAGCAGGTCGCTCAAGCCGCCACCGCCATCCGAAACGCCGTGAGCGGGGTCCCTGGCACTGCCGACGTGCAGGTACGGCAGGGCATGGACTATCCGGAATTGCGCCTGGAGATCGACCGCCAAAAGGCGGCCTATGTGGGCCTCACCGAGCGCCAAGTCGTGACGGATCTCTCGACGGCGCTCAGTTCGAACCTCCAATTGAGTCCCGGCTACTGGATTGATCCGAAGTCCAACAACGCCTACTTCGTCGTGGCCCAGTATCCCGAGCAGACCCTGACCCGGTTCGAGGACTTTCTGGACACGCCGCTGATCGGTGCCAAGATCGACCGCCCCGCCGCCGTCAGCACGGTCGCCCGTCTCGATCGCGGCAGCGCCCTGTCTCTCCAGCAAACGGCCTTCGCCCAGGTCCCCGCCGTTCTGCAACCATCCCACACCGACGCCGCCCCCGTTCTGCTCAGGGACCTGGTCACAGTGAAGCGTCAAACGGGCCCGGAGACTGTGGATCACTACAACCTGCAACGCAGCATGGATGTCCTCGTCAGCGTCCTGGGGAATGACTTGGGGCGAACCGCCAGACTGGTTGAGCACGCCCTCGCGGGCGTCTCCCTGCCGGGCGACGTATTGACCAGCCTTAAAGGCGAGGTCGATGCGATGCGCGCGGCCTTGACCGGATTCGGGGGAGTGCTGCCGCTCGCCATCGTGCTCATCTATCTCGTGATGGTCGGGCTCTTCCGCTCCTATCTCGACCCACTGGTCATCATGCTCGCCGTGCCGCTCGGCTTCATCGGCGTCATCGGCATGCTGTTGGCGACCCACACGTCGGTCAATGTGGAGTCCCTGATCGGCGCCTTGATGATGATCGGCATCGTCGTCTCCAACAGCGTGCTGTTGGTGGATTTCGCCAACCGCCAGATGCGAGCGGGCATCCCCCTCGAAGAAGCGGTCGTGCTGGCAGGCAGGCTCCGCATGCGGCCGATCCTCATGACCTCGCTCGCCACGATTCTGGGATTGGCCCCCATGGCGCTTGGGTTGGGGGAGGGGAGCGAGGCCAATGTGCCGCTCGCCCGGGCCGTCATCGGGGGATTGCTCGTCTCGACCGTGATGACCCTGTTCTTCATCCCGGTCATGCATGCGATCGTCAGGCGCAAGGGCGCGAACGGGCCGCAACCGCAGGGGGAGCAGACCTGA